A region of the Conger conger chromosome 6, fConCon1.1, whole genome shotgun sequence genome:
tcgtacccattgtattaatggaagttcagtagcttttatctccatgaagggggagccataagataaggtaaaggccaaagaggaggatgggtatttgaggggtgtaccttgacttttaaacatcatggtggaaaggtaaattagaaagagctaaaggggtatatgtaacttgcatgtgatcagcaaactgaaagatgatatttacactgtaatctgtataactctattcttttgattgattataataaagtatatcttactataatcataagtgataaagattctttagaggaatacattgaatacaggacatcgtataccagatttgcatcacacccttcacttcgagactgggctggaagttcagtagaacttaccagggctccagaacgttcggagtacttgagttcgtccccgagacacctcctcgtggggtactgctcgtgggaacgtgaggtctgagctcggcaaggggtccgtggctcacgacacgagccacacaaaaatatacatttatataaatcaTATTCATTGGTTTACCTTGTTTGTGCTTGTAACTAGCGCCTCTTAGTGGCAATATTGGCATGTTTATATAATTTTCCTCCGCATCCTAAATGGTGTTCCAGTGCACTGGTTCTCAGGTTCGGTCTTGGGGACCCCTgcgtatgctggttttcgttccaaccacattTGCAACCACTGCATTTTAgcaagctgttattttttcttaattgcttgcattttgtgtttagagggattatttagcctcttaagccacatttattttacaaattgcTATGCATGACATGAAGATTAAACTTAACTTAAATTCACATTTTGCCTACCATGCTATATTGCacacaattacaaaaaaaagaggaaacaaTATTATTTTGCTCATATTAAAGACTGTGAGGTATAAAGAGGAAAATCAATAAACTCCTAATTATGTTTGTTGAACACACATATTTAAGTTTTTTCATAATTGTTTCAGATAACCTATTAACACAACATCATTTTAAACATAATGCGGCATTAAtaaggtaaataatccctctttACATGAAAAgagtaattaagaaaaatgaactgTTTAAATagttgttaaaattctgggattgcaactgtggttggtccaaaaaccaaaaaccctGGGACCGAATTAAGAaccatttttcattctttttcatttactTACTGTATGTTAAATTTACTTTGCATGTTAATTTACACAATGCATTTGGATGCACATTATTGATCTGAGatgaagtttgttttgcaaaaagGTTGTTAATTCAATATTGAATGATAAATTGTCAGTTAAATGTCATGTTCTGAACAATTCCAAGCATTTCTCTGGGGGCATTTCTGAGGGGTTTTTTCCACTGATCATTTCCATCCAATGCAAATCAGCGCAGAGCCAGAGATTGATATACAACATTGCCGAAGCTCAACATTATTCACTTTAAAGTTAATTATGTCATGTCACTCACCTCTTTTTCATTGTCTGATCATTAGTTTTGTATTTAAGCCCACCTGTTTGCCCTGTTGTTTGCTCACTGGGCGTATatacttctgcataccactgttgtaatgttctgtattttcgtgactgtcaccttcctatcagctttgaccagatgTTTTCTACATTTGGCTAaatgggctctttccaatcgcttatcTTTGACCTCCTTCCTTTCTTTGCTTTGCTCTTGCTCCTCGCTGCACCCATTGGGAGTGGCAAAAAAGGAACAACAGATTTGTATGAGGGAAATGGAATGTCCTTCCCCTTTCAAATGTCATCAGGTACAGAAGTGGCTCCCCAGGTTTTCTTGCACAAGAACCTTCTTGCTATAAAACTGAATTATAACCTTCTTGCCGTTGCTGTTCATCAAAGTTTTAAGCTGTGGAGTCACATTGGCGCTTATGAAGAGCATTTGAATTCCAAACATGTTTTTCTGGTTTTCTGTCCATGGAAACTCACCACAAGAGGAAATGAAAGTGTGAAAATCAACCTGTGTCAAAGGGGAGGTGACTTTTCTCCTGTGGGTTATCTTGGAAACCGCCTACACAAGGTAAATATTTACTGGGGTAGCTAGGAAAAAACCGTCACCAAGTGGTAGGTTGTTCGCTCATAGGGGACAGGCAAGTAGCAAAATAACCATGAACCCAGGGATATACAACAGCGTACTGGTCACTGGGTCCAACCGGGGAATTGGACTTGAGCTAGTACGGCAGCTGGCCGAATTGGCGACCTCTCCATCTCAGATCTTTGCTGGTTGCCGCGATCCTGGAGGACCCAGGTCAAAGGTAGTAGACCATAGAATTCTGTGAGCTGATGAAGAGCAGCAGGGTATGATATTGATTAAAGAAGTAGACATACTCTTCAGCAAAGTGTGCAGAATGATATCCCATCttaacaaaaaatccagtgcaATTTATTGTTGCACACCATATTTAGATATAATTTAAATCTATGTTTCCAGGTTTAGCATTTTCAACCTATAATTTGGTGATGTTTATATATGTACCACAGAAAGAGAAACTTGTGCTGCATAGGTACTGTAGTTTCCAATTGAATGGCAAGTATAGATAGGTTGAGCGGCATGTTCTCATTATGTTCTCCTGTGTTCTCATGTAATCGTTCAGGGTGTTCTCGGACTGTGCACTGAACATCATGACACTGAAATGGACTggaatgtgtgaatgttatCTATCCTCTcagaatttcttcttttttttccgaaGGCCTTGCAAGACCTTGCACAGAAACACTCAAATCTGATCACCGTCATCACCTTGGGTAAAGCTTTCAGTACTGCCTGGATTTCTGTTGATAGTATATTTCATCCAAACAATTCAATTTCTGTAGTTGTTACTTACCATTAAAATAGTCTGTTAAGATACGTGTATATTTACATAATAAATTCCAACTGGCTTAGTTTAAGACACCTGTGTGGGGGTAGAAGCATTTCATTCAGGCAATGAGCCAGTTCCTCAATTCAGAACTCTTTATTCAGTCAATGGAAACTAACTCCCTTTTGAATAATGgtgagtgtgcatgcttgtttgcatacatccgtgcatgtgcgtgcgtgtgcatggaaGACCATGGCAGTTAGCATTAAAGCAAAACGACTGTCGTGTCAGGATTGTGTAACCAGCCAGAGGGTACCTGAGTCTGATAGCGACATGTATTGGCAGACACCACGGACCCGGTCAGTATTAAAGAGGCCTCCCAGGTTGTGGGGAGAAAACTCGGTGATGGCAGCCTGAGCCTGCTGATCAACAATGCTGGACTGAACATCCCGGGAAATCTACAGGAGACAGGCATGAAGGAAATGGTAGATGTGTACACCACCAATGTGGTGGGACCCATGCTCGTTGCCAAAGTGAGTCTCCCGGTGCCAGGCACTACAGTATCTTTGGTGGAGCATTCAGGTGGGGTGGGGATTTGGGGGGGCATGTCTCCCCTGAGAAAGGTACTGGACTTGTTTaggtaaatatccagctgtccAAATGTATGATAATGTGCTCAGTAAAAAAACTTTGAAATGGGGTATGTCTGTGAAGCAAATAGCCAGGTAATGCTATAATCCAAGGGACTGGTGTTGAGAAATAGTTTTGGCTATAtactgcacacatgtacacaatgTTGGATGGTTTTATTGCACTTGCAGCAATGTTATGTTCTTTCTAGCCTTATTAAATAAACCAATGATAAGAACTCGTAGAAAGTACTGAAACCTGTGATGCAGTATATATTTGCTGAATAATTTatattcaaattttattttcagaaaatattaatatgaataatatagaATTGTCTTGTGTTTCATTCACTCTTTGaatattttaaagattttttttatgaatatgttATCAATGGTGCCAGTCATTTTGGCAGGTATTAGACTGGTCTAAGGTATTAGACTGGGACTTCCATTTTCATCCAGCACTCTGCGACACTGTCCTAAAACATCTTGTGTGTTTCCAATATTGGAAGCAATATAACAGCAACTGTATCTAATCACATCACTCAAGGTCTCTTGTGTGCTGCATCACTTTCTGCAGGAGTTCCTGCCATACATGCAGAGAGCTTCTGCCTTGCTTGGATCTCGGACAGGAAAGGCTGGTAGCAAGCCCGCCATAATTAATGTCTCCACCCTATTCTCCTCCATAGAGAAGTGCCATGAGACATTCAGCGAGGCTCCCATGTACCCATACCGCACCAGCAAGGTATACCACACACCTCTGCTTACCTGGGCACCATCCAAGTAATGCCAGCGTCCCCACTTCAGAAAGCAGAATTTCCCAATGTAATATTACTGAACCTGCATATTAACATTTGAGACACATTAACATTGCACAATGTCAGTTCTGTTTTACAATTTTTTGCTGACTAGTAAAGGTACATCGGTTTAAAAACTTCAAGTTGGTTCTCAGACTTTGGACCAGTCCTGTTACCAGGCATAGATGTTGACCCTTATGCCCTTAGATACAATTTGGCACAGTGCTTTACATCAACATTGACTGCTTTGTGaattaaacaattaacaattaagTAATTCAAGTAATATTGATAATGTTAGGAACCTCTCCTCACACAAGATTCAAACCCAGGCTTTAGCAGTACTGTTTAGGAGGTAATGACCCCTAGGCCATGGGGAGACTCAGGAAGTGGGAGTGAGTCCAAGTGCAGAAAACCACACAATGGATGTAGGCAAAATAATTACTTTACCTAAGTGTAGGTGAAGTAAACAGACAAAAGGTCATAGTCAGGATCATCTATTAACATCAGCAATGGTACAGTGGTACAGTGTCTACAGGCAAAGGTTCTTGTACTTAGCACAATCCACATTTGCTGTAAACctcacaaataataataataataataataataataataataataataataataataataagaagaagaagaagaagaagaagaataagaataataataataataagaataatcatcatcatcatcatcatcatcataagaATCATAATCACAATCAAAACATACTCATCATTTCTGGTGGTTCTCCTTCAGGCTGCTCTAAACATGCTCACACGGTGCATGGCAGAGGAATTAAAGAAGGATGGGATCTTGGTCACAGCTCTCCACCCTGGCTGGGTTAAAACGGACATGGGTGGCCCACAGGTGACATAAGCAAATGAAtttaggacacacacacaacctcacacgcagacacacacacaatctcatgcacaaacacatgccacacacacacctacagactgAACTACACACCCAGCCTCAAACACATTTAAACGCACAGCCTTACACATGGacatacaaataaacacagCTTCAAAAAGACATTCCATTCGcatatacagtcacacacacacacacacacacacacacacacacacacacacgcacacacctacagtacctTTAGCAGGAGCCCAACtttgctttctgacagaggagGGATGAACAGCTCTCAATATGCAAGAGTGAGGAAATGCTAGCTATCATGCACCAGTATGTCCAAagtatcatatttatttttgtgtttatattttttaactttAATTGGTTTTGATTTTCTTACATATTCCACACAAAGAGACATGTGTTAGACATTTCTAACATTGGCAGTCCATTGTGGCACATGAAAGGTCAAAATAACCAGGGTTTACGCTGTTCTTGTGTGGAACAGGCACCATTGACGGTTGTGGACAGCGCTAGTGGAATGCTGCGAGTGATTTCATCTCTCACAAGCGAGCACAGCGGAACTCTGCTGGACTGGGAGGGGAAAGGGATCCCCTGGTGATATTCCCACTGAATGGCAGATCTTGACGTCGGAATTTGTGTGAATACCTTGTATGTTATctgctaataaaataaaataaaataaaataaaataaaataaaataaaataaaataaaattgtattcaCTTATTACTAAAAGGTACGAGCGAGCGAAAGTGAATGTGGAAGAgactttcatattttattgaaagGAAACCCCCGGAACTGGTCGTGCGTCGGCGCTATTTAATGACACCTGCTTAACTCATTTCAGAAACATTCTGAAAGGGAGGAAGAAACAAACCTCGTTGGACAGGTTTTTATTGAAACGCCCTGCAGATGAAAGTGAGGAAGGCGTGgcgaaaaagcaaaaaaaaaaaaacagtgaagaaGATTAAGTTTAGCGAAagtgaagtgaaaaaaaaaattgtagcaATTAAGGAAAACCAGtttatttctttacattctatttattttgttttattatgtttttatacaatacagtgctatttttcttatttaaaaacacGTAACAAAAAATTGGGGTGGTTTTTTGGGGCCTGAACGgattaatggcatttcaattaatttaaatggGGAAAATGAATTTGATATACGAGGAAATTGAGTTACGAGCTCGGTCACGGAACCAATTAAACTCGTAAGTCAAGGTACCACTGTACATTGCTAACCTCAAACCTGAGAAATGTCATTGCTACATTTAAAAAGTTACATGGCACTGCTATTTTCCTTGAATATAAAACAAGCCACACAACAATATACATTGATATAAATCATATGTATAATgaataacaacaacagtaaACATATTCATAATAGTTATTGTTTAATTAAGTGTATTAGTATGATGTATTAGttgtattaattattcattatataACGGATAGATCCGGTCCTTTGTTTCTATTGaacagtttgcgttccagccctgccaatatccacgatatatgCACGACTAattggaatgttcacacatcttttaatattactccgtGTTTGTAAACACCCCGCTAGCTTTGCTAATATCCTcctcgttccataacgcttaattATGATAGTGCGTTGAAAATATTGTAGAAAGCGGTGGCTATTTCGACCGTTCTAAACTGCGAAATTTGGCACCTGTTGGCTGCCGTAAGAATGAAATGTTTAGATCACGTGATTTCAAGCCGACGGAGTCTTTTCCCCCACCTCTCTAATTTACAGACTTTAAGGTaacgataaaaaaaaatctatgtttTAACTACAGTAACCTAACACAGATGAAACATAATGTTATCTATTAACAGCCCCAGCTTGCAATGATGAGTGTTACAGTAACCCAAGACTGACCATTTCTAAGTGCAGACAAGTAAGTAATTAACGTTAACTGTGTTAGGAACTATCGTTAACAATCAAATCGTTTCGACTTTCAAGATACATTCGTTAagtgcaagcagtacaactatcAGTACATACGAGACGGTTATTGTCCCATTCTACTTTTCTGTTCGTTGAACATGCGTTGGTAATGACCAATAGGCACATACGGCTTTCATGTGGATCGGTTCCTCGGAAGGACAATTCCGATCTTTGTACTTACTATCTTACTAACGCATTTCACGCACAGAAGCGCCAGGAAGCCAGTTCTGTTTGGTAATTCGCACAAGCCCTGAAAGCAGCTGCTACTTATTTCAGTTATAACGATGCCCACGAAGTTGGACGCTAAAGAAAGAGTATGCTTCTTAATCCAGCACTGCTTTTTCTCTGAACAACAATACGCTCTcgtttctttttcagaatggCCTTAAACTTCTGCCCAGAATGTGGCTCCAAGCTGAAAACCGGCTTTAAGTTCTGTCCGTCTTGCGGAGTGAAGCTGCCCTCCCTGACAGACCTAGCGCAGGCTGACTCGTCCACCAGCTCACCAGCTGCTCTACAGATCAGTGTGACTGACGGCCCtgtcacagcacagccacagtgcTCTCCCGGTCCCACCGAAGCACAGCAGTTACAGCACTCCGGTGATGGTACATAGACCGCAGGCTGTTTAAAACTGCATACTTGGCATATTACACGCATACTggtatcagacctgggtcaaacacgcaATTGTTTCGGATTTAAATAATTCTCTGCTGAatttgattgatcttgcctggtgcaattgagccaaccaagaggaccagaaggttggGCTTGCACGTTTTGAGAATATATCATGGGTTCCTAtacacaagctcagtaaagtgagaaaattatttgaatccaaaacaatgacttaTTTGACCCTGACTTCAGCAGCCTTTGGGGCATTTCCTTCAAACTAGCTCCATAAAGATGCATCTTGAGATTCCTTCAGCAGCTTGCGTGTCCATTCCCCCCAGGTCCCGTCCGTTCTATTTCTGCCTCGCCACGTTCTCCACTGTGCAGGACGTGGAAGTCAACCAAAGTCACAGAATCAGTCTCCGTGAATTCAGCCACACTCCTGCTCACTGCATCCCCCAAATCTACTGCTGCAGGTGAGGGAGGGACGTGTGGTGTCTGCATAATAATGACTATACAGTGAATGTAGGGAGTGTTAAAATTCCCTCTGAATGCAGAAATATACTCATTgaaaaagttttatttacacCAACAAAGGTACTAGGTGATGAGTGACCTTTGCCCTCTATATTCTTATATAGGTCTGAGCCCTAAAGACACTTCAAAGTCATCACCGCAGAAACGGAAGACCCGTGCAAAGGCGAACCAGGAAGTGGATTTAAAAGCAGAGGTTTTGCCCAGATTGTCCACTGGAGGTGAGGCTGCAGCATGTTCTCCTGCCCTCTGCAGGTGGGATGGGGAACTGCATTGTTTAGGAAGCCCAATCCAGTGTCGCTGCCTGTCCTCGCAGATGCTAGTCTCTAATCCGATCCTCCCTTTCTCatcaaataaaaccaaacatgCTGGGCCTTTAGCTGCCCCCTGAAGGGCAGATTCACTGTCTGCTGTTTACAGAAAGAGGCTTTGGCGTAAAGGTTTTCCCTGAACTGGGGagagcacaggcacacatgagTGCTGCTAACTGCTGCTCCCTTCCTCTCCTGTCCATGAATGGAGTTCACTGGCCTTCACCCAGTCTCTCTGACACAGCAGCTCATTTTACAGGTCAGAGCCCAAAAGCCCTGCAGTCGCCGCGGAAACGGCCGGCCCATGCAAATGTCAAGCAAGAAGAGGAGGCCAGTGTCAGGGTTTCACCCTCGTCATCACCCAGATCACCCGCTGGAGGTGAGGACGGCCCACTTTCTCTGTGTCCTGCTGCGTAGCTGGGACTGTGTTGTTGGGCCGATTCAATGCTGTGTCACACTCTGCGTGTTCACTGACAGCAGGCTCCAGGGTCATTTGCGCAAGAGATGACAATCTCAGTGTGACTACCACCAGTCAAATATAGGTGTGCAGGGGTTTTAAAACTTTCTCTGATCCAGGGATCAACCACCCAGGCTCAAAGGCATGCTGGGGACCTCCGTCATACTTGGAAAAAGGGTTATATTgagaataatattttatattttgaaatattttcccaaatccATATGTAGTCATTGCATGCCCAGTCGGGCCAGAACCTTTAAGAATAATACCGTCAATGACCCCCAGGGGTCTTTGGGCCCCTTGTGCTTTTCAACCGTGGTTCTGGTCAGCTGTAGTGTGTGCTTAACTGTAAATTCAGCAACCAATGTAGACCCAAGTCACCAGTCAGTGAGTTAATGGTGAGATAACAGTGTATTGACCCTCTTTAATTGATCAGCCGAGTGCTGGTTAATAACAAaaacctctctttctctctctctcactttctctctctctcactttctctctctctctcactttctctctctctcactttctctctcactctttctctctctctctcactttctcacacacactctcactctctctcactttctctcactctctctcgctctcacacacactctctcactcactctctctctcactttctctctcactctcactctttctctctctcactttctcacacacactctctctctctcgctctctctctctctttcacacacactctctctcactctcactctctctctctctctctctctctcacacacacacacacacagtgaagaaGAAGGGCAAAAGAACGAAGCATGCATCTGTTCTTGAGCCCCTGGGGGAGGGTGAGCAGGTGACGGACACAGCTGGCAGGAAGTGGGAACTGATCAAACTGCTGAGTCAAAGCGATACAGAGATCATCTATGGGGGTGAGCGCACAAGGGCCTGTGCATCTCTTCTTAAACCGTCAGGGGAGGAGGCGCTTCCACCTCCCcacaaatgaaatataaatatttgtggCTGAGATCACAGGTTAGGCTCTGTGTGAAATGTGCTCTCAGATTGATGCTCATCAGCCATATGCTCTTATGACATTACATGATGACACAGGGCATGTTTCCAGGGCGaaggtgtcttttttttttagtacaTTCGTACATTTCCGTTTCTTAGTTTCAATAACTGTCTGTAATCTATTAACAACTTGTGTGTGATGATGCAACAGCACCATGATTTTATTATAGCCCAACTAATGTTTAACAACATTGTACATGTTTAGACACGTACCTACTACAGCCTGTGCCTCAGTTATGGTGAAATGGTTGCATATACATTGTAGAAACATTGTAGAGATCTTACATGGCACAAGAAAAGGCACAACATTATATTTTCCTGCAGCTTTTTATAATTCAAAAGTCGACTAATCAAAATTTGATACTTTTGCCGTTTCTGTTTGCTTATATGGCTAATTATTTATCATGGCAGACTAACAGAGTTAGTTGACATAAGTGGACTGTAGGTTTAATAATGCCTCTTTGATTCTTCAGTTCAGCAGGACACAACAGGAGCCAGCTCTGCAGactacaaacacatactcaaacTGGTGAGTGAAGGGTCTTGAGTGGGCTTCTGCTTTCTGTCAGTGTCCAGCTCATATCAGGAACCCTGTTCTGCTCTTTGTCATGAGGGAATTATATCTCCAAAACCCATTCAGTGCTATGATACGGTCCTGGTTTTTGTATAATGAACACATTTGCTGATTGGTTCTTATCAATGTTCTTGCTAGCAGGCCACAAAATTAAACAGCCCTGGTCTTCATTAGAATGATGTCATCCAGTCacagtaggttttttttttaagagcacAGACTGTGTGAAAGGGTTTAATCCAAACCACAGTCTcgcatttacattatttttttgttaatagtgggattattttgtttgctataatgtatttgtttgtattcaTCAGTTCCCCTGCCTTGagttgaaatgtgtttttcttttatagGCTTCTAAAGACGGCAAAATCTTCAATGAGCAGAACTTCCTGCAGAGGGCAGCCAAGCCTGTGTCAGGTAAGACACCCAtgccctctgacctctgcgATGGACTCCCAGATCACCTGACGTCTTTCCTTTcctctacattttacatttacattttattcatttggcagacgcttttaatccaaagcgacttacaagtgcataggttctaccacaagtcaaagcatcacatccagaactagaaaaatacacctggactgctgttctaaacatatagtcgtcatataagtgcaatattattattattattatttttttatttatttatttattttttttggggggggggggggggttagacagggataggggtatcagaaggggggggcggggtaaatcaggaggggggactaaggtagagtttgaagaggtgtgttttgagtctgcgtcgaaatagggggagggattctgctgtcctgacagtggtaggcaagtcattccaccactgaggaaccagaacggaaaacaggcgtgaacgtgcagctcgaccgccaggtgcccgtagagagggaatcgtaaggcgaccagagctggcagaccggagtggtctagctggggagtagggagtgatcagggattgtatgtaatgtggggcagtccccttagcagcctgaaatgccaacactagggccttgaatcggatgcgtgcggcaataggaagccagtggaggccaatgagaagcggggtgacatga
Encoded here:
- the vrk3 gene encoding inactive serine/threonine-protein kinase VRK3 isoform X2, with the translated sequence MALNFCPECGSKLKTGFKFCPSCGVKLPSLTDLAQADSSTSSPAALQISVTDGPVTAQPQCSPGPTEAQQLQHSGDGPVRSISASPRSPLCRTWKSTKVTESVSVNSATLLLTASPKSTAAGLSPKDTSKSSPQKRKTRAKANQEVDLKAEVLPRLSTGGQSPKALQSPRKRPAHANVKQEEEASVRVSPSSSPRSPAGVKKKGKRTKHASVLEPLGEGEQVTDTAGRKWELIKLLSQSDTEIIYGVQQDTTGASSADYKHILKLASKDGKIFNEQNFLQRAAKPVSVKNWMKLKKMDVLGIPSCVGFGLHADSYRFLIFPNMGRTLQSIVEEGRVLSEKAVLQLSCRILDVLEYIHENEYIHANIHSENIYIDLTKPTQVYLVGYCHAFRYCPRGKHVEYREASRASHEGALEFISVESHKGAGPSRRSDLQALGYCMLSWLAGTLPWTSLSDCPAKVMAEKERYMTDVQGLMSHCFGKKKVPGAVNVYLSQVMSLQYTEEPHYQQLRDGLLGGLQKLGASLDQPIDLQA
- the vrk3 gene encoding inactive serine/threonine-protein kinase VRK3 isoform X1; translation: MKCLDHVISSRRSLFPHLSNLQTLRMALNFCPECGSKLKTGFKFCPSCGVKLPSLTDLAQADSSTSSPAALQISVTDGPVTAQPQCSPGPTEAQQLQHSGDGPVRSISASPRSPLCRTWKSTKVTESVSVNSATLLLTASPKSTAAGLSPKDTSKSSPQKRKTRAKANQEVDLKAEVLPRLSTGGQSPKALQSPRKRPAHANVKQEEEASVRVSPSSSPRSPAGVKKKGKRTKHASVLEPLGEGEQVTDTAGRKWELIKLLSQSDTEIIYGVQQDTTGASSADYKHILKLASKDGKIFNEQNFLQRAAKPVSVKNWMKLKKMDVLGIPSCVGFGLHADSYRFLIFPNMGRTLQSIVEEGRVLSEKAVLQLSCRILDVLEYIHENEYIHANIHSENIYIDLTKPTQVYLVGYCHAFRYCPRGKHVEYREASRASHEGALEFISVESHKGAGPSRRSDLQALGYCMLSWLAGTLPWTSLSDCPAKVMAEKERYMTDVQGLMSHCFGKKKVPGAVNVYLSQVMSLQYTEEPHYQQLRDGLLGGLQKLGASLDQPIDLQA
- the LOC133131462 gene encoding C-signal-like; this translates as MNPGIYNSVLVTGSNRGIGLELVRQLAELATSPSQIFAGCRDPGGPRSKALQDLAQKHSNLITVITLDTTDPVSIKEASQVVGRKLGDGSLSLLINNAGLNIPGNLQETGMKEMVDVYTTNVVGPMLVAKEFLPYMQRASALLGSRTGKAGSKPAIINVSTLFSSIEKCHETFSEAPMYPYRTSKAALNMLTRCMAEELKKDGILVTALHPGWVKTDMGGPQAPLTVVDSASGMLRVISSLTSEHSGTLLDWEGKGIPW